The bacterium region TTGGTGAGCTGGCAGATATAGTTGGAGTTGATAAGTTTATCCAGGGTATTGGTAAGGAGAGGTTACTTCGGAGTGTGGATAAATTTGTGCAAGGGATTGGAGAGGAGAAGGTAATTCGTAGCATTGGGGAAAAAGAGGTAATTCGTAGCATTGGGGAAAAAGAGGTAATTCGTAGCATTGGGGAAAAAGAGGTAATCCGTACCATCGGCGAAGAGAATTTATTGAAAGATCTTATACATCTCCTTGGCAAAGAGAAGATAAAAAAGATGTTGAAGGAAAATTAAGAAAATTAGTAACTATTCAGCCACAGATTAACACGGATTAGCACGGATAAATACAGAGGTCAGGCGACAGATGAGAAACGGAGAAAGGGAGAAACGGAGAAGGAGAGGAGACACGAGCCACTATACTTGAATTTGCCTTCAACCTTGAGCCTAATTACGGACACGGATACCGGACACGATTCACGAATTTTCCGTGTTTCATCCGTGTCCATCTGTGGCTGAATAATTACTCTAATCTTAATTCTTTTGCCCGATTATTTGCGGCGGTGACTGCCTGGATAAATGCCGAGCGGATTCCTTTTTCTTCTAAAACATTTAGTGCAGAAATGGTTGCTCCACCAGGTGAAGTAACCTTATCTCGTAAAACCGCAGGATGTTCAGCAGTCTGTTTGAGCATTTTAATTGCTCCTTCTATCGTTTCAATCGTTAAGGTTAAAGAGGTATCTCGCGGTAATCCTACCGATACGCCTGCATCGGTCAAGACCTCAACAATAGTAAAGAGATATGCAGGACCACAGCCCGATAATGCTGTAACCGCCTCCATTAAAGTCTCTTTGATGACCACAACCTTTCCTACTGCTTCAAATATGGCTTTGACTAACTCCAAATCCCGCGTATCTGCATATCTTCCTTTACAAATACCCGCCATACCCTGCCCTACTAAAACCGGTGTATTTGGCATAACCCTGATTACTGAAACCTCTCTGGCAAATTTAGATTCAATAAATTTTGTGGTAATCCCCGCGGCGATAGAAATAATCTTTTGGTCGGGTTTTATAATCTCGGAGATTTCAACCAAAACCTCCGGCATTATCTGAGGTTTAATTGATAAGATAATAATATCTGCCCCTCTGATACCTTCTTTATTATCACTTGTTCCGTTTATACCTAACTCTTCTTTAAAAAATTCAAGTCGTTTGAAGTTAACATCACAGACCAGGAG contains the following coding sequences:
- the proC gene encoding pyrroline-5-carboxylate reductase, with translation MELLKGKKLVFIGAGNMAEALIRGILKIDLIEKSNLLVCDVNFKRLEFFKEELGINGTSDNKEGIRGADIIILSIKPQIMPEVLVEISEIIKPDQKIISIAAGITTKFIESKFAREVSVIRVMPNTPVLVGQGMAGICKGRYADTRDLELVKAIFEAVGKVVVIKETLMEAVTALSGCGPAYLFTIVEVLTDAGVSVGLPRDTSLTLTIETIEGAIKMLKQTAEHPAVLRDKVTSPGGATISALNVLEEKGIRSAFIQAVTAANNRAKELRLE